Genomic window (Oncorhynchus masou masou isolate Uvic2021 chromosome 9, UVic_Omas_1.1, whole genome shotgun sequence):
taaatatggttcccaatcagagacaatgactaacacctgcctctgactgagaaccatatcaggccaaacatagaaatagacaaactagacatataacatagaatgcccactcagatcacaccctgaccaaacaaaacatagaaacatacaaaggaaactatggtcagtgtgtgacagtATTGGTTAAGATCAAATCAATCAAGAGGATTTCAAAGGATATTTTATATTCAACCTCGTTACACTGTTGACAATCTGAGTAAGATTATAGGTATTGCACAGAatgtttcatttttttattttttttatttcacctttatttaaccaggtaggctagttgagaacaagttctcatttacaactgcgacctggccaagataaagcatagcagtgtgaacagacaacacagagttacacatggagtaaacaattaacaagtcaataacacagtagaaaaaaaggggagtctatatacaatgtgtgcaaaaggcatgaggaggtaggcaaataattacaatattgcagattaacactggagtgataaatgatcagatgatcatgtacaggtagagatattggtgtgcaaaagagcagaaaagtaaataaataaaaactgtggggatgaggtaggagaaaatggatgggctatttaccaatagattatgtacagctgcagcgatcggttagctgctcagatagctgatgtttgaagttggtgagggagataaaggtctccaacttcagcgatttttgtaattcgttccagtctcaggcagcagagtactggaacgaaaggcggccgaatgaggtgttggctttagggatgatcagtgagatacacctgctggagcgcgtgctacggatgggtgttgccatcgtgaccagtgaactgagataaggcggagctttacctagcatggccttgtagacgacctggagccagtgggtcttgcgacgaatatgtagcgagggccagccgactagagcatacaagtcgcagtggtgggtagtataaggtgctttagtgacaaaacggatggcactgtgataaactgcatccagtttgctgagaagagtgttggaagcaattttgtagatgacatcgccgaagtcgaggatcggtaggatagtcagttttactagggtaagcttggcagcgtgagtgaaggaggctttgttacggaatagaaagccgactcttgatttgattttcgattggagatgtttgatatgggtctggaaggagagtttgcagtctagccagacacctaggtacttataggtgtccacatattcaaggtcggaaccatccagtgtggtgatgctagtcgggcatgctggtgcaggtagcgatcggttgaaaagcatgcatttggttttactagcgtttaagagcagttggaggccacggaaggagtgttgtatggcattgaagctcatttggaggttagatagcacagtgtccaatgacgggccgaaagtatatagaatggtgtcgtctgcgtagaggtggatcagggaatcgcccgcagcatatatacagagaaaagagtcggcccgagaattgaaccctgtggcacccccatagagactgccagaggaccggacagcatgccctccgatttgacacactgaactctgtctgcaaagtaattggtgaaccaggcaaggcagtcatccgaaaaaccgaggctactgagtctgccgataagaatatggtgattgacagagtcgaaagccttggcaaggttgatgaagacggctgcacagtactgtcttttatcgatggcggttatgatgtcgtttagtatcttgagtgtggctgaggtgcacccgtgaccggctcggaaaccagattgcatagcggagaaggtacggtgggattcgagatggtcagtgacctgtttgttgacttggctttcgaagaccttagataggcaaggcagaatggatataggtctgtaacagtttgggtccagggtgtctccccctttgaagagggggatgactgcggcagctttccaatccttggggatctcagacgatatgaaagagaggttgaacaggctggtaataggggttgcgacaatggcggcggatagtttcagaaatagagggtccagattgtcaagcccagctgatttatacgggtccaggttttgcagctctttcagaacatctgctatctggatttgggtaaaggagaacctggagaggcttgggcgaggagctgcggggggccggagctgttggtcgaggttggagtagccaggcggaaggcatggccagccgttgagaaatgcttgttgaagttttcaataatcatggatttgtcggtggtgaccgtgttccctagcctcagtgcagtgggcagctgggaggaggtgctcttgttctccatggacttcacagtgtcccagaacttttggagttggagctacaggatgcaaacctctgcctgaagaagctggccttagctttcctgactgactgcgtgtattggttccggacttccctgaacagttgcatatcgcggggactgttcgatgctattgcagtccgccacaggatgtttttgtgctggtcgagggcagtcaggtctggagtgaaccaagggctgtatctgttcttagttctgcattttttgaacggagcatgcttatctaaaatggtgaggaagttactcttaaagaatgaccaggcatcctcaactgacgggatgaagtcaatgtccttccagggtaccctggccaggtcgattagaaaggcctgctcacagaagtgttttagggagcgtttgacagtgatgatgggtggtcgtttgactgcggctccgtagcggatacaggcaatgaggcagtggtcgctgagatcctgattgaagacagcggaggtgtttttggagggccagttggtcagcgctAGATGTTAACCAGTCCTGATTCAGATCACACATCAGGACAAACTCAGAATTGACATTCTGTGATAACAATTTAAAAATACAATCCAGAGCCAACAGTAGCAGATGGAGGTCTAAACAACAAGATGAGCCAAGGTTTAGGTTCAAAGACAGATactctataacaacaagatacaacaatATTTAAAGATGAGCCAAGGTTTATGTTCAAAGACAGATACtatataacaacaagatacaacaatatttacatatacagcaccaccacccttagatttacGATCTGTACGAAACACATTGTAACCATTTTTGTCATTAATAGATTTTTTAAGCCAGGTTTCAGAAAGCATAAATACTGTACATCAGGGTCGGCAGTTTTTATCCATATATTCACAAAATCAAGCTTCGGCAGAAGACTTCTTACATTTATATGCAAAAACTTCAGGCCACTCTGACTACTTAATTCGGGTAAGAATGTCAGGACCTGGTTTAGACTGGACATTTCCAGACAATAGAAGCAGCAAGATAATGGCAAGTCTAGATTGAGTTTTATAACATATGGATTTACAGACAGCAGTTGAACGAGAATCCAGGGTCACCAGAGTCTTTAACGCCACATATTTCAGGAGATGTATGAAGTCCAgagacatggttaagtaccaagagagaaaacactgaagtttccaaaactgttaaaataatgtctgtgagtataacaggactgatatggcaggcgaaaacctgaggaaaatctaTCCAGGAAGTGCTATTATATTGAAatggctgtttttccattgaaagcctatccaccatacaaagccTTATGACCCAGTTCAAGAGCTCTGTGGCTTCCACTACATgtgaccagtctttaggcattgttttaggcttttactctgaaaaatgagggcgAAACACCACTTTCAggacagtggaaatttccagacaTGAGTCCTGCGTGTGACCGAGAGCACGCCTTTCTTGTTTTTTCTTTTCTATCCACAaagctattgtccggttgaaatacgATCGATTATTTATGACataaacaacctgaggattgattataaacatcgtttgacatgtttctacgaacttttaAGGTACTTTTTGATTTTTCTTCTacctggttactacatgattccatatgtgttatttgatagttttgatgtcttcactattattctacaatatagaaaataataaaaataaagaaaaacccttgaatgagtcggtgtgtccaaaactatgactggtactgtaagtattcagaccctttgctatgagactcaatcgAGCTCAGGAGCATCatgtttacattgatcatccttgagatgtttctaaaacttggagtccacctgtggtaaattcagttgattggatatgatttggaaaggcacacacctgcctctTAAAGGTCCAgcagtttacagtgcatgtcagtgcaaaaacaAAGACATGAGGTAAAAGGAATTGCCTGTAGAACTCCTGAGACAggtttgtgtcgaggcacaaaaaCATTTTTGTTACCAGGTGATTCTGTCTCTCCAGGTGTATATGTTTGTTACCAGGTGAATCTGTCTCTCCGGGTGTATCTGTTTGTTACcaggtgtgtgtctctccaggtgtATCTGTTTGTGTATCTGTTTGTTACCAGGTGAATCTGTCTCTCCAGGTGTATCTGTTTGTTACcaggtgtttgtctctccaggtgtaTATGTTTGTTACcaggtgtttgtctctccaggtgtatctgtttgtgtatctgtttgttagcaggtgtttgtctctccaggtgtatctgtttgttaccaggtgtttgtctctccaggtgtaTATGTTTGTTACcaggtgtttgtctctccaggtgcATCTGTTTGTTACcaggtgtttgtctctccaggtgtatctgtttgttaccaggtgtttgtctctccaggtgtaTATGTTTGTTACcaggtgtttgtctctccaggtgcATCTGTTTGTTACcaggtgtttgtctctccaggtgtaTATGTTTGTTACcaggtgtttgtctctccaggtgcATCTGTTTGTTACcaggtgtttgtctctccaggtgtatctgtttgttaccaggtgtttgtctctccaggtgtatctgtttgttaccaggtgtttgtctctccaggtgtaTATGTTTGTTACcaggtgtttgtctctccaggtgtaTATGTTTGTTACcaggtgtttgtctctccaggtgtatctgtttgttaccaggtgtttgtctctccaggcgTATATGTTTGTTACcaggtgtttgtctctccaggtgcATCTGTTTGTGTATCTGTTTGTTACCAGGTGAATCTGTCTCTCCAGGTGCATCTATTTGTGTATATTTTTGTTACCAGGTGTTTTTCTCTCCAGGTGTATCTATTTGTTACcaggtgtttgtctctccaggtgtaTCTTTTTGTTACCAGGTGTTTTTCTCTCCAGGTGTATCTATTTGTTACcaggtgtttgtctctccaggtgtaTCTATTTGTTACcaggtgtttgtctctccaggtgtaTCTATTTGTTACcaggtgtttgtctctccaggtgtatctgtttgttaccaggtgtttgtctctccaggtgtatctgtttgttaccaggtgtttgtctctccaggtgtatctgtttgttaccaggtgtttgtctctccaggtgtaTCTATTTGTTACCAGGTGTTTTTCTCTTCCGGTGTATCTATTTGTTACcaggtgtttgtctctccaggtgcATCTGTTTGTTACcaggtgtttgtctctccaggtgcATCTGTTTGTTACcaggtgtttgtctctccaggtgtatctgtttgttaccaggtgtttgtctctccaggtgtatctgtttgttaccaggtgtttgtctctccaggtgtatctgtttgttaccaggtgtttgtctctccaggtgtatctgtttgttaccaggtgtttgtctctccaggtgtgtatctgtttgttaccaggtgtttgtctctccaggtgtatctgtttgttaccaggtgtttgtctctccaggtgtatctgtttgttaccaggtgtttgtctctccaggtgtaTCTGTTTGTTTCcaggtgtttgtctctccaggtgcATCTATTTGTTACcaggtgtttgtctctccaggtgtatctgtttgttaccaggtgtttgtctctccaggtgtatctgtttgttaccaggtgtttgtctctccaggtgtatctgtttgttaccaggtgtttgtctctccaggtgtatctgtttgttaccaggtgtttgtctctccaggtgtaTCTGTTTGTTTCcaggtgtttgtctctccaggtgcATCTATTTGTTACcaggtgtttgtctctccaggtgtatctgtttgttaccaggtgtttgtctctccaggtgtaTATGTTTGTTAGcaggtgtttgtctctccaggtgcATCTGTTTGTTACCAGGTGTTTGTCTCTCAGGTGTATATGTTTGTTACAGGTGTATCTGTTTGTTACcaggtgtttgtctctccaggtgtaTATGTTTGTTACcaggtgtttgtctctccaggtgcATCTATTTGTTACcaggtgtttgtctctccaggtgtaTATGTTTGTTACcaggtgtttgtctctccaggtgtaTGTATTTGTTACcaggtgtttgtctctccaggtgtaTCTGTTTTGTTACcaggtgtttgtctctccaggtgtaTATGTTTGTTACCAGGTGTTTGTCTCTctaggtatatatgtttgttaccaggtgtttctgtctctccagGTGTATCTATTTGTGTATCTGTTTGTTATCaagtgtttgtctctccaggtttaTCTATTTGTGTATCTGTTTGTTACCAGGTGAATCTGTCTCTCCAGGTGCATCTATTTGTGTATCTGTTTGTTACcaggtgtttctgtctctccagGTGCATCTATTTGTGCATCTATTTGTTACCAGGTGAATCTGTCTCTCCAGGTGCATCTATTTGTGTATCTGTTTGTTACcaggtgtttctgtctctccagGTGCATCTATTTGTGTATCTGTTTGTTACcaggtgtttctgtctctccagGTGCATCTATTTGTGTATCTGTTTGTTACcaggtgtttctgtctctccagGTGCATCTATTTGTGTATCTGTTTGTTACcaggtgtttctgtctctccagGTGCATCTATTTGTGTATCTGTTTGTTACcaggtgtttctgtctctccagGTGCATCTATTTGTGCATCTATTTGTTACcaggtgtttctgtctctccagGTGCATCTGTGTGTGCATCTATTTGTTACcaggtgtttctgtctctccagGTGCATCTATTTGTGTATCTGTTTGTTACcaggtgtttctgtctctccagGTACATCTGTTTGTGTATCTGTTTGTTACcaggtgtttctgtctctccagGTACATCTGTTTGTGTATCTGTTTGTGTATCTGTTTGTTACcaggtgtttctgtctctccagGTACATCTGTTTGTGTATCTGTTTGTTACcaggtgtttctgtctctccaggtgtatctgtttgtgtatctgtttgttaccaggtgtttctgtctctccagGTGCATCTATTTGTGTATCTGTTTGTTACcaggtgtttctgtctctccagGTACAtctgtttgtgtttctgtttgttaccaggtgtttctgtctctccagGTACATCTGTTTGTGTATCTGTTTGTGTATCTGTTTGTTACCAGTTGTTTCTGTCTCTCCAGGTGTATCTGTTTGTGTATCTGTTTGTTACcaggtgtttctgtctctccagGTGTATCTGTTTGTGTATCTGTTTGTTACCAGGTGTTTCTGACTCTCCAGGTGTATCTGTTTGTTACcaggtgtttctgtctctccagGTACATCTGTTTGTGTATCTGTTTGTTACcaggtgtttctgtctctccagGTGTACTCTACGGTGTACTCTATCATCACCGTGTTCGGCCTGGCCGGTAATGGGTTCGCCTTGTTGGTTCTGGTTAAAACGTTCCGTCAGCGTTCTGCTTTCCACATCTACATGTTGAACCTGGCCGTGTCCGACCTGCTGTGTGTCTCCACGCTGCCGCTACGGGTCCTCTACTACGTTAATAAGGTAGGACTATTTCTATCAAAGGTGAGTTGTCGACATGCGCATTTCACTTGACTTTTACAGGTATTTTACTTTGGGGAAACTGTCTTTAAAAGGCACATTGTCAACAATGCACCTTTGAATGAATCCCGGTCTTTAAGATGCTATTAAAATAAATGATTGTTGTGGTTGACCCTCTCCCTCAGGGTCATTGGAACCTGGGAGACTTCCTGTGCAGACTTTCGTCCTATGCCCTCTACGTGAACCTCTACTGCAGCGTGTTCTTCATGACTGCCATGTCCGTCACACGCTTCCTCGCCATCGTGTTCCCCGTGCAGAACCTGCGCCTGGTCTCAGAGCGTCGCGCCCgtttggtgtgtgtctgtatctgggtGTTCATCTGCactgtctcctcccccttcctcatgACTGGTCAACACCTCCACCCAGCCACCAATAAGACCAAGTGCTTCGAGCCTCCAGAGCGCAGAACAGGGGGTGGGCTTAAGAAGCTCATCATGCTCAACTACTTATCATTGGCTGTGGGCTTCGTCCTTCCCTTCCTGGTCATCCTGCTGTGCTATGTCGGGATCATTCGGGCCCTGCTGTCACGGCAACATACTGCACAGCGCCAGAAGGGGGCGGGGTCTAAGGCTATCCGAATGATCATCATTGTGATGCTGGCGTTCCTGCTGTGCTTCATGCCGTACCACATCCAGCGCTCCGTCCACCTCAGCTTCCTGTCCCAGACTGCCACTTCCTGTTCGGAGCTGGTGTACATGCAGAAGAGTGTGGTGGTGACACTCTGTCTGGCTGCCTCCAACTCCTGCTTCGACCCCTTGCTCTACTTCTTCTCTGGAGAGGGCTTCAGACGACGCCTGTCAAGCTTCAGGTCCACTATCAGGACACAGAGACAACCGCAGAGACAGGGGGCACAGCCACCGCTGGGGAggggaacaaagagagagagagaaccggtCCTACCCAGCACAGCAGAGACAAAGGGCACAGCCACATCTGGGGAGGGGAACAAGCtataggggagagagaaagagagttaatctgtccagtgtctgtgttcttttgcccatcttaatattttatttttattggccagtctgagatatggctttttctttgcaactctgcctagaaggccagcatcccggagtcgcctcttcactgttgacattgagactggtgttttgcgggtactatttaacttcttatggtataggggacgcttgtgtcccacttggccaaaagccagggaaaatgcagcacggcaaattcaaataaaattatataaaaatctaacattaaatcacacatgtaagatactaaattaaagctacactcgttgtgaatccagccaacatgtcagattttaaaaaggcttttcggcgaaagcagaataagtattatctgatgatagtacaacagtaaacaaagagtagcatatttcaaccctgcaggcactacacaaaacgtaaaaataaaatataaaacatgccttacctttgaagagcttctttttttggcactccaatatgtcccataaacatcacaattggtcgtTTTGATCGATTAATTcccatccatatatatccaaaatgtccatttatttggcgcatttgatccagaaaaaaacagcttccaaattagcgcaacatcactacaaaatatttcaaaagttgcctgtaaactttgccaaaacatttcaaactacttttgtaatacaactttaggtatttttaaacgttaataatcgatcaaattgaagacgggtctatctgtgttcaatacaggaagacaacaaaccaagctacttttcaagtcttgcacaactctcaacagtgttacgcagttcctagatggccgtacgtcttcattgcacaaaggaataaccacaaccaaattccaaagactggtgacatccagtggaagcggtaggaactgaaaacaagttcctaagaaatatagTTTCACAATGAGAAACTCACTGGACAGAGACCTACTCCCTGTGACGGGAGTAGTACAtggcgttgtacgagatcttcagtttcttggcaatttctcacatggaatagccttcatttctcagaacaagaatagactgacaagtttcagtaGAAAGGTCTTTGATTCTGGCCATTTTTTGTCTGTAATCGAAGCCAAAAATGCTGATGctacagatactcaactagtctaaagaaacccagttttattgcttctttaatcagaacaacaattttcagttgtgctaacagAATTGCAAaacggttttctaatgatcaattagccttttaaaattatacacttggataagctaacacaacgtgccattggaacacaggagtgatggttgctgataatgggcctctgtacgcctatgtagatattccataaaaaaatctgccatttccagctacaatagtcatttacaacatgaacaatgtctacactgtatttctgatcaatttgatgtttattttaatggtaaaaaaaagtgattttatttcaaaaacaaggacatttctaagtgaccccaaacttttgaatggtggtgtattgtaacgtctgcttccaactcacattctgcaacacatagatcccctgaaagCAGCTCACTCTgcaacacatagatcccctgaacgcagctcactctgcaacacatagatcccctgaacgcagctcactctgcaacacatagatcccctgaatgcagctcactctgcaacacatagatcccctgaacgcagctcactctgcaacacatagatcccctgaatgcagctcactctgcaacacatagatcccctggaCGCAGCTCACTCTGCAACACATAGagcccctgaacgcagctcactctgcaacacatagatcccctgaacgcagctcactctgcaacacatagatcccctgaacgcagctcactctgcaacacatagatcccctaaaCGCAGCTCACTCTGCAACACATAGAGCCCCTGAAAGCAGCTCACTCTgcaacacatagatcccctgaacgcagctcactctgcaacacatagatcccctgaacgcagctcactctgcaacacatagatcccctaaaCGCAGCTCACTCTGCAACACATAGAGCCCCTGAAAGCAGCTCACTCTgcaacacatagatcccctgaacgcagctcactctgcAATACCTAGATCCCCTGAAAGCAGCTCACTCTCcaacacctagatcccctgaacgcagctcactcacCAACACacagatcccctgaacgcagctcactctccaacccatagatcccctgaacgcagctcattctgcagatcccaatcacctgaattctgatcacctgttcacacacctgtatgtcattatcacacactatttagttcagttctttgcaccccatcactgtgaggtattatttgttttgtgacacatgGCTTTCAGAGCACTGGGTTTCCTGTGATTTActcccgtgtatgatagtttttacCTGCCTCACTAACGATGCCTGTTGCTTATttcctgcctgtactttagcctactggatttcctgttatcaacctatgacctgatctcccggactacaTTACTaaccttttccctgcctgtactgttgcctttttggagcccctgtgtatgaccttctgactgcccctggacccagctacctgcctcctcctgtggtcctttgcaataaacacctgctgcgccctgggcttgaaaccagctctctgtcaccCATGGTGTtcattacatatatatatatcagtaatTTGGCTGCACATATTTTTAGATATCGGCCTATTGTAAATGTTATTGCGTCACTCTCTTTTTTTCAACAATAAATACAAGTACAAACAATTTTAAGCTACAGATTATTTTGACAGGTAGTAATGGACTGTCCATTGGTCAGCACAGCAGTTGATAAAACAGGACCATGTTTGAAACAAGTGGTTCTGAGCTTATGTCAATATTCCACAGCTACCAGTTCCATAAATCAGGCTCTTTATCTGAACTACTGTGTCCAACACATGTTGTTACTTACTGACCCCAGAAATATGTTATTCTGATCATTTTTCTCAATTATAtgttttcttttttaaataaagtttgaagGAAATTCCATGCATGCACTGCGTTACCAGACAAATACAGATCAATCAAAAGCC
Coding sequences:
- the LOC135545447 gene encoding cysteinyl leukotriene receptor 1-like, which codes for MDLEEFDNVTLRYNATNCPSIDEFRNQVYSTVYSIITVFGLAGNGFALLVLVKTFRQRSAFHIYMLNLAVSDLLCVSTLPLRVLYYVNKGHWNLGDFLCRLSSYALYVNLYCSVFFMTAMSVTRFLAIVFPVQNLRLVSERRARLVCVCIWVFICTVSSPFLMTGQHLHPATNKTKCFEPPERRTGGGLKKLIMLNYLSLAVGFVLPFLVILLCYVGIIRALLSRQHTAQRQKGAGSKAIRMIIIVMLAFLLCFMPYHIQRSVHLSFLSQTATSCSELVYMQKSVVVTLCLAASNSCFDPLLYFFSGEGFRRRLSSFRSTIRTQRQPQRQGAQPPLGRGTKREREPVLPSTAETKGTATSGEGNKL